In Candidatus Margulisiibacteriota bacterium, the genomic stretch TGTTATTCTTTTTAATACTGCATCAAGTTGCTGCTGGTATTCCACGGTTTTTTTCTCAAATTCAAGTGCGCTGTTTTGCAGATAAGTCAGAAGATTTTCACCTTTAATTATTTCCTTGGTTGATTTTTTATAGTAGAGCGATTTTAAAATAAGCTGTTCGTTTTCTTTCAGGAAATCGTCCAGATAAAGAGCCTTATAGGTAAAATAATCAATGATTTCTTGGAGCAGTTTTTCTTTTTTCTTGAGTGGGATTTTATCGCCGGGACGGTTTTCAATAACGATTTCTATTTTTTCTAAATGATTAAAGAATTGTTTATCAACAGACAGTAATCGTTCCATTTTTGTTTGTGCTTCCGCAACAAGCGGGTCAGTCCCCTCCTGTTCATTAGTTAAACCGGTAGTGGTTCTTTCCGCTTCAATCCCGGAAGCTGCCTGTAAATATTTTTCTCTTAGTTCATTTAGCTGTCTGTCTATATAATTTGGGTCGGAATTATGGAAATATGTTTGATAAAACAGCTGTTCTGCGTCGGACATATTTGCAAACTCCTTATAAGCGCTGATAATTTTACTTAGAATAGACGCTTTTTTCTCCGCTTGAGCATGATAAAGAGTTAGCAGCAAAAAATTATCAGGCCAAAAAGCCAGCAGTTTGTTGAGAACAGGAAGTTTCAAAATTTGTATATCGGTTCTTAGTAACATTACCAGTGCTTGCCAGTACTGTTTGTCAAGATTATTGATTTTTTTAAAGTTTAATAGTCCGGACTGTAATTTTTTCAGCAAAAATTCTTTTTGATCAGGTGCGGCTTTAAAGAAATTAACAATTATCCAGGCAATTTGGCCGGGGTTAGTATTATAATGTCTCAGAAGTTCACGGCAATAAACCAGTGGGAAAATTTTTATTAAATCCTGACTTTCCTTAAGTAAATGAGGATACAGGTTAAAAAAGGAAATTTTATTAAAGAGCGTGTATGGTTCGGGTTTGTTAAATTTGCCGGCAAGTGTAATATAGTCGGTATATTCTTTATTAATGATAACTTCGTTATTATCTAAAGTGAATTCAGGATTGAAGAAATTTATAAGAATAAACAACTCAATAGTGGAAAGCAGCATCCTGCTGCCTGAGTTAATAATTACCTTGTTGCTGATATCCGGGGAATTTTTTTCGTAAACAGAATGCGCCAGCATTTCTTTAGCTGATAATTTTGCGAATTCCAGATAGTCATGCTGCAGTTTTGTCTTCTGCAAAGGTGGCAGCAGGTTCTTATAAAAATTTATATCGGTAATTTCATTTTCAGGGCCGACGACCAGATTTTTAAGAAGTTTTTTCAGTTGGGTATTTAGTGTATCCCATAATTTTTTATCCAGATTGGGTTCCAGCATCAGGTAAAGATAAACAGAGACGATAAATGAATCATTATCCGGAAATTCCTTGTTTATCCATCTTTGTATTTCTTTATACAGTATTGGTTTGATTTTTTTCTGCAGTTCAGCGAAATCTTCCGGGGTTTTATGCAGTAAATAATATTTGAACAATTTTACAATAACCGAGCAATAGTTCACTTTCTGAAATTTGTCAAAGAAACCGGTTAGTTCCTCATCAGTCGACTCTGACAATTTATTAAGAATTACTGATTCATTAAGTTGACCAGTAACGTCCAGATAGGAGAAAATCGGATAAAGCAGGTATTGATTATCCTTGTCAACTCCGGCTTCCAGGATTTCTTTTTCCAGGCGTGTATAAAATTCGCGGGCAAGCGGCTCGATATCTTTTTTGCCATCAAGAAATTGAAGGTTAAAATGACACTCCAGCATATAAAATATAAAAAGAATGTCGGAACTTTCTACATAATTGTAATAGAGTTGCTTGAGCAGACCCAGTGTCTCAGCGGATATCGAACAATGCAGCCAGTTTTTGTTATTCCCGGAATTTATAAGGGTTTCATAATTAATACTGGTTTTTCGTAAAAAACTCAGCAGGCTTTTTTCATTAGCAATATCCTTGAGCAGCGGTTCAACGTTAAAATAATTATAAGTCAGCGTATATCTGGTTATTTCCCCAAAATTACAATAAGCCTGAGCGCAGGCATCCAACTGATCGACGGTAAACCCGGCACGGTCAGCAAAAGTTCTGTTGAGAAGCCTTTGGATATTGAGAATGGCTGTTACTTCAGTAAGCGCCGAAATTTTATTATAAGTTTTCATTATCTGTACCTTTTAATATTTCGGACGTTGTAGTTGTAAATTGCATAAATCAAATTAGAAAATTTACATGAAAAATTCTGAAATTATCATAAAAGTAAAACGATAAATATCCAGTATAAAAATTATTAGCCATTTATTTGGTTGTCATTCCCGCGGACGCGGGAATCCAGAGTTCAGAAAAATACTGGATCCCGGATCAGGTCGGGGATGACACCCATTAGAAGAAAGAGGATTAATATGAACAAGAAACTGATAGCTGTAAGTTCCGTAGCATTGGGAACTGACAGCCTGATTTTGCCTGAAGAAGTAAGCGGAAGCATGAATGCTTTTGGCGGCCGGATAATGAGTTTTACCATACCTTTGCAAAATATTGAGACCGATGATGATCGTCTACGAGCCATAGCGTTGTATATTTCCAGAATGAGCAATTTGATGGTGGAAGACAAAATTGTGCTGGATATGCCACAGGTTTATATCGACAAAATAAATATGCTGCTCGACAAAAAGTCACAAAACAGTGATATCGGCTACAGACTGGAATCAATTAAAGTGGTATCGGCTGAAGCACAACAGATAGGCCCGCGGCATAACGTCGTGAACAGGTTGAACAACAGAGATTTGATAACAAGAACAAATCCGGACGCTGATACCTGCATAGCGCTTTCTTTCGGTTCTACCAATTTTCGTTTTGAATTGGTTAAAGCAGGGAAAGTCCTGGCCAGGCACACTATAGCCGCTCAACTTCCGGAAATTTCCGATGAGGAAGTTAATGCCGCCTTGCAATTCCCTTTTAACGGTGACACACAGCGTATCTTGAACACATTACATTTTATTCGTAATTTACACATAAATTCGCTGGATATTCTGGACCTGAATCAGCGGGGACATCTGGAGCAGATCCAGCTGGCCCGTATTAAAAAAGGGATTTGGGATTTAATAAATTCACAGGGAGGTATTAATAATTTCAAACTCCTGGGTATTGCTTTTTCCAGCGCCGGCCTTATCGACTATGAACAAGGTACGATAAGGGCTTCAAGGATACATGGTTTTGGCTGGGGACTGGAAATAGTGGAATATCTGGAAGAAAAGTTCGGTTTGCCGGTTATTGCTTTGAATGATGTGGACAGCGAAGGCATGGCAGCTGTGCAGGAACAGATAAAAAAAGCAGAAAAACAAGGCCATATTAACCATTACCCATGGACTGTGGCCGATAATATCAGCAATCTCAAAGCCGGGCAGAGCCTGGTTGTAACAGTATACGGAGGCGGCACTGGTATCGGCGGCGTACAGATCGAAGTTAGCAGAAATAATAATGAGCAGTTGACCAGCAAGATACTAACCGGCAGAAAACAGTCAGCCGGAGAACTGGGCCATAATTTAATGGACTTTACCAGCCCTGAAGTTAGAAAAGTCTGGGATGAAACTCGCAAAGAAGCGGATTCATGCGGTATATCTGAAGATTTTTTACAGAAACTTATTCAGGCACGTCAAACACAAGCCTGCCCCTGGTGCGGTAATTTTTTTGATTTGGAGAGCATGGCTTCCGGAGTCGCCGGTGATTTCTTCGCGAAATGGTTATATCAGTATTTACTCGACAATAAATATAACAACCTTTTTATTTTTGATCACTACATAATCAATAATCACAATCTGAAGTCTGAAACCGGCAGACTGGACCCTAAAGTTGCCATTGAAAATGTGAATATCGCCGACTTGCTGGAGGTCATTACGGATATCAGGGAAGCTGACATCATAATTAAATTAATGGTCAGGATGTGGGCAGCCCATATTGCACAGCTTCATAAGGATAGTTTGGGCCTTGAATTTAATGGTGTAAGGCAGGATTGGAATAATTTTATTATTACCCATAAATTATCGGGTGGAACTTATTTCAAATTGCTGCTTATCGAATCATTAAGAGAAGATTATGGCCTCAATTTCAGGGATAATATTTTTATTGAGTTTAATTATAATGTGGATAATCAGGCTTTAGGGGCTGTTCCGGCTTTGCAATCCGCGGTAAAAGAAGCGAGGAAGTTATATGGCCTCTAAAATTATTTCCGTAAATGATAATATTTTCAAGCTGGTTATCCATACTCCTTCACTAGCTCTGGAACAGGAAGGTCTCAGAAATTGTCAACAGCTGGCAGGTACCCATAGCTCTGAAAGCACATTAACACAAAAACTTTTTGCCTCAGCAAATATTAGAAATTTTTCCAATATGCCGATAACCCAGACTCATATTTCTACTGTCAGCCCATTTTCCGGAGCTGCTTTCGGACTAAACCCGGATAGCCTGGATTTGCTGCAGGTTACTGAAATTAAAAATAATGAAATGCTTAAAAATATGGTGCCTTTAAGAAAAATACAACCTGTCTATTATCATGGTTACTCATGTTCAGGTTCAAGACAAGAGGCAACAAATAAGCCGCAGGAAATTCTCCAGGGACCACAGACGATTGATTTTACCAGGCTCAGATATTCACAGAGATTGATAATGAGCGAAGCCTCCCGTATTTTTTTCAGAAATTTGAATGATAAAAAAATTGATGTAGAACGTACTGCTATTTATGAAGATTTTATGAAAAATAATGAGGAGTGGTTAAAATACAATTCCGAACATTTATTTATTCAGGAAGAAATGACCCGTAGAGGTTATGGCCATGATTTTAGAAGTTGGCCTGATGCTTTCCGTAAGATGGATAACCCGGCTGTGGACAGATTTATGATAGATAATGCCGCAGAATATGAGCGTTTTAATGAACAGTATGTTTATACTCAATTTTTATGCCATGAACAGGAATTGATAAAAGCCAAAGCGGCCAGAGCGCTGGGAATAAAAAGGGAAGTTAATTTGGCTTACGGTATCGATCCCTCTGCCAGCGGAGATGTATGGGCATTACAGCGGGATGTTTTTGATCTGCGTTATAATATCGGCTGTTATCTGGAACGTGATAACGGCTACAACGAGCAGAACTGGGGGAATCCTCAGTACCGCAGCGGTTACGCCTTTGAAAGGTTTCTAAAAAAAAGGCTGGAATATCTGGCGCAATATGTGGACAGAATATATCTGGACCACCTTTGCGGTTTTACCAATAAATATAATTTCCCTGCCATGGAAAAACAGGAAGGAACGCTGGATGGCAGGCATCCTGTAAAAGGTTTTTTTGAGCTGCCTTTATATGAAACGGATATTATTAATAATCCTAATTGCCGGTATTCAGCTATGCCCGATAAGGACTGGGTAATCGGACAGATGAAAGATAAAGTCTATGACATGCTTAAACTCATACTGGATGCAGGTCTGGAAGTGGGCGGAGAAACCCTGGGAGACCCCGACAGAATGTATGCTGTAAAGCTGGCCATTATAAAATTGCGCGGGGAAGGGTATGATTTACCTTTGATGCATGTTTCCATAGATGAGCAGCATCAGGCGAATTTCCCCTTTATAAAAAATATTCCGCCACATAGCGAATTATTTACTACCACTCACGATAAACCAACTTTGCCCCAGTTTTTATATAATACGCGGGGAACTGATACCTTGTGGTTTAAACCGCTTTATCTGGCTAACTATCTCACTCAGTTTCTGGGATTCATGGTTTCTCCCAATAAGGTACCTGTAAAACCCGAGCACATGACCCGCGAATTTGGCAGGGAAATCCTGCTGCGTTTTGCCGGATCTACAGCCAAAACACTGACAATTCCTTTGCAGGACATAATGAGCCTGATGTTCCCTGATGAAATTCTGGCCCGTACAGATTTGAACCTTAATGAACCTGGAACATCCTGTGCCACAGACAATTACAAGCAGAATTTCAGCAAGCGTTTCTGGTTTCTGGAAAAATTGACTCGTGACAAAGAGGTTATGGATGTCCTGAGCAGATTGGCGGCCAGACAGGGTAGCGTTATCGACCGGCCAATACCGTTGCAGACTGAAGGAGACTTCTATGCTTACGCAGCTCAAAAGAGCCGTGGAAGTGAAATAATTTATTTTAATAATTCCATGGAAAAGTGGCGACTGTATGAGCATGCGGCCAGATATCCCGCTATTTTGGAAATGCTTATTGCCAATACCAGAGATACAACCCAGGAAGGATTGGTTCGTCTGCCCCAAAGTCTGCATAACCTTTTGTATGATACAGAGAAATATTGTCTTAAAGACCTTGATACCAATGTGGTCTATCAGAGATACGGGAATCTGTTAAAGGAAGGATTGTACATCAAACTGGAAGGCAGACAAGACCATCACTTTGTAGTTTATTAGTTTATTATGAAATATAAATTGCTTTCATTTACAGAGGTTTTATTACAAACAAGATCGGCAAAAAATTTGTATGAGCTTTTCTGGGGTTGCTCCAATCAGTCAAGAGTTATAAGGATCACGGATAGCGACAAAGAAAAACGGGGATTTGCCGAACAGGAAATAAAAGTAAACATGCAGGAATCCACCTTTTTTTGGAGAATGGTTGAGAATCCTTCCTCTGAATTAAACGAAATCCTTACGAGACAACAGGTTTTCAAAACATTGCTGGCAGACCAAATGCAGCTTAAACAGTTGATCAGGGATAAAAACAGGTTCTATGATTTGCGCAAGGCGTTTAAATATTTACTGGACGTCGATTACGAAGAATACGTCGTAAGGCGAGTGGACAAAGAATATCAGCCCAGGCCGCGTATCAGACAGCTTTTTGAGGATTACGCGGTTAGCCTCAACTGGCCTGAAATTGAAATTACCTTCAAGGGAAAAAATAGTTTTGATGATCTGGATACGGTTAGCGGTTTTATGAAAGAGCTGACCGTTATCCCGAAAATGCTGAACAATTTAGCAACAGCACTATTGTTACTGCCTGACAATTTTCTGTCCGGGCATGGCACAGTCCTGACCAAAGCTTTACAGTCCCTTGATTTGCATGAAGCCTTGCAAAAGGCGTTAAACGGTAATTTTACAATGTTTGAGGCGATGAACGATTTACTTCATTCTATTGAAGGTAAAATCCAGGCTTTGGGCGCCATTTTACGCTTGGCCGAAATTGCCTCCGATAGCGGTTACGCATTGGTGACCTTCGATGAAGACTATGCAGAGAATTATATAGGCGCCTGGCAGTTCAAAAAGAAATACGACTCCTGTTCGGATGGAAAATGCGGCAGTCCTAAAAAAAGACAAGTACCGAATGATTCACCCAAAGACAAAGCGATCACAGTGCTTACCGGCGATATCATGTCCGGAAAATCATTTAATTCGGAAACCGATTTTCAGTTGCGCATCCTGGCGCAGTCCACGGGTTTGGTACCGGCAAACAGCGCTAATTTGCATATTTATCATATCCTGGGTTTATTGGGCCGTGGGCTAACTGACGCCGCCAACAATCTCAGCGCTTACGGCAGCGATGTGATGAACTTGCGCGAACTTCTTGATAAGGCGGCAGGTTGTACTGGCAAGGCATTGCTTATTACCGATGAGTGGGGTTCCACCACCGCGCATACCGATCAAAACTGGATTTTGCAAGCCTTTGCAGATTATTGTCGTGAGAGAGCTGTTAAAGTACGGATCGCTACCCATAATGATCTTTTTGTAAAAGCAAATCTGGAAAACGCTGACGTCGGTATTTACCATTTGCAAACGCGGCCCTTAGCTGACGGAAAAGTAGAATTTTTGTATAAACTAGTTCCTGGCATCTCCGAGTCGCATATTTTGGAGATTGCAGAAAATATGGGCTTTAACGAGCGTGTATTGCAGATTGCCCGTGATTATTTACAGGGAAATCTTAAGCCCGCAGAAATTAAGCCGTTAAAAGTAAAACAACTGCATAGGTATAACGACGCTGAGAGGGCTTTGATGAAACAGCAGGCTGTAGGGTTTATGCCTTTTTTCCCGTCTCTGGATGAACTTATTCCGATTGAACGGGAAATTGAGATTTGGGAAAAAGAAACCGGAAGACAAAAAATAAAGGTAACCACGCTTTTTAAAAAACATACTGAGGATATTCAGGAAAGCAGGGATCGCTTGAGAAATTTATATACGCCTGTTCCCAGACCTAAATACCAAAGGCTGTTCTTGAAATTAAGCGATGATGAAGACTTTAAGTATGGCCTGCGCAGGTTAAACGTAAAAGCCTGGGATTTTTTACTGCAAGATTTTTTTTATGAGGCTCCGATTCTGGAGCCGGCGGCTTTGCTGGAAAGACAACGCCTGTTTGCCGAGCTTATAGCCAACGACAGGTATTCGGAATTTTCAACTCTTTTTGATAAGCTCTGGGGACAAATGCGATATTTCTCTCATTTCACAGGAATTGCCGGAGCCTTTGACCGTTTTAACAGCTTTATGCTGGAGAAAACCTATAATCAGATTATGGAAGGACAGGACAAAGACTATTACAGAGAAGAAGTCAGCGATACAGGCATGTTTATGCTGGCTGTTAAACTGAATGTAGATTTGCTTAAACTGCCTGCCGAAAAACTGGATTTGGAAAATGACTTTGCCAAGCTTACCCGAATTCTGGAAATCCATAAGGAACAGGACCGTATGGAACGGGTCCATGATTATAAAGATGAAACCGATAGTAAAGCGTATCGAGAGCAGCGCAGCGCTCTTTACCGGGAAGTATTGAAGTTGGCCAAACTAAAAAGCAAACCCGAGAAATACACTGAGGTCACGAAGCGGGCTATGGGCAAAATTGTATCTCAGTTATACAAGAAATTGAAACCGCTTGTCAAACCTGTGAATTTGTATGATTTGAATACCATAGAACTTAATGAGTTGTTTGCCAAATATAGCCCTGAGTTTGAAAAGGTCTATAACAGCGCTGATTCTTTGTTTAACAAAGCTTTGGTAATGTTCAAGTTTATCAACTTGTTTTTGGATGGCCGTGATTACAGTCAGGAACTGGTTTCTCTAATGAAGAGTTATGACTCTGTCTATTTACATCAACTGGCCAATTATTTTGAACGTTGCTTAAAAGCTTTTTGGGGTGAGTTTAGCAACGGTCTGCAAATCCTGGAACGATTAAAAGAGGATAAAATTAATTATGAGTTGACTGGCAACGCCAACATGAATTTTGACCAGTTGGAAATGGAGATTAAAAAGCTGGATACTCTTTTTGCCTTGGCTAAGTTTTTTAAGGAGGAGGGATTTGCCGAAGTAGAGTTTAATGAAAACGGTGAGCTGAATTTAACAGAACTTTGGAGCCTGCTTTCTCCAAAAGCCGAGCAGGTACACAATTCGTTTGCCTATAATACTCCGGATAAGTCGGAAAGGGTCAAAATTCTTTCCGGATTTAATATGTCAGGAAAGTCCATGGCTGAAAAATCACTGGTCCTGGGTATGCTTTGTGCTCAGGTAACCGGCTTTGCGCCTGCCCGAAAAGCCACGATGCCCATTATGGACGGCGTGGCTATTACAACCAGGGTCAAGGCAAGAACCGATAAAAATCTTAGCGCCGGCGGCACAGAA encodes the following:
- a CDS encoding 4-alpha-glucanotransferase: MASKIISVNDNIFKLVIHTPSLALEQEGLRNCQQLAGTHSSESTLTQKLFASANIRNFSNMPITQTHISTVSPFSGAAFGLNPDSLDLLQVTEIKNNEMLKNMVPLRKIQPVYYHGYSCSGSRQEATNKPQEILQGPQTIDFTRLRYSQRLIMSEASRIFFRNLNDKKIDVERTAIYEDFMKNNEEWLKYNSEHLFIQEEMTRRGYGHDFRSWPDAFRKMDNPAVDRFMIDNAAEYERFNEQYVYTQFLCHEQELIKAKAARALGIKREVNLAYGIDPSASGDVWALQRDVFDLRYNIGCYLERDNGYNEQNWGNPQYRSGYAFERFLKKRLEYLAQYVDRIYLDHLCGFTNKYNFPAMEKQEGTLDGRHPVKGFFELPLYETDIINNPNCRYSAMPDKDWVIGQMKDKVYDMLKLILDAGLEVGGETLGDPDRMYAVKLAIIKLRGEGYDLPLMHVSIDEQHQANFPFIKNIPPHSELFTTTHDKPTLPQFLYNTRGTDTLWFKPLYLANYLTQFLGFMVSPNKVPVKPEHMTREFGREILLRFAGSTAKTLTIPLQDIMSLMFPDEILARTDLNLNEPGTSCATDNYKQNFSKRFWFLEKLTRDKEVMDVLSRLAARQGSVIDRPIPLQTEGDFYAYAAQKSRGSEIIYFNNSMEKWRLYEHAARYPAILEMLIANTRDTTQEGLVRLPQSLHNLLYDTEKYCLKDLDTNVVYQRYGNLLKEGLYIKLEGRQDHHFVVY